The following coding sequences are from one Nicotiana tomentosiformis chromosome 3, ASM39032v3, whole genome shotgun sequence window:
- the LOC138908340 gene encoding uncharacterized protein: MQPVALAQPKIRAAVSEAEQLRLEKYKKYHPPTFSGLASEDAQGFLEDCYYILRTMGIAKSSGISFTAFQLRGAAYQWWRAYELGSPAEAASFTWTQFSNMFLMEYVPRSLRDVWRVEFEQLRHGAMTMSKYAICFSDLV, from the coding sequence atgcagccggtagctctagCTCAGCCCAAgattagggcagcagtttctgaggcggagcagctcagacttgagaaatacaagaaataccaccctcctaccttcagtggattggcgtcagaggatgcccagggttttctggaggattgTTACTatattcttcgtactatgggcatagcgaaGTCGAGTGGAATTTCTTTTACTGcattccaacttagaggagcagcctatcagtggtggcgtgcttatgagttaggtagtccggctgaggcagcttcatttacatggactcagttctcgaacATGTTCTTGATGGAGTATGTTCCTCGGAGTCTCAGAGATGtgtggcgcgtggagtttgagcagttacgccaTGGTGCTATGACTATGTCAAAGTATGCAATTTGCTTTAGTGATTTGGTctga